One window from the genome of Canis lupus dingo isolate Sandy chromosome 15, ASM325472v2, whole genome shotgun sequence encodes:
- the NPY1R gene encoding neuropeptide Y receptor type 1 produces the protein MNSTSFSQVENHSIFCNFSENSQFLAFESDDCHLPLAMIFTLALAYGAVIILGVTGNLALIMIILKQKEMRNVTNILIVNLSFSDLLVAIMCLPFTFVYTLMDHWVFGEAMCKLNPFVQCVSITVSIFSLVLIAVERHQLIINPRGWRPNNRHAYVGIAVIWVLAVVSSLPFLIYQVLTDEPFQNVTLDAFKDKYVCFDKFPSDSHRLSYTTLLLMLQYFGPLCFIFICYFKIYIRLKRRNNMMDKMRDNKYRSSETKRINIMLLSIVVAFAVCWLPLTIFNTVFDWNHQIIATCNHNLLFLLCHLTAMISTCVNPIFYGFLNKNFQRDLQFFFNFCDFRSRDDDYETIAMSTMHTDVSKTSLKQASPVAFKKINNDDNEKI, from the exons ATGAATTCAACATCATTTTCCCAGGTTGAAAACCATTCAATCTTCTGTAATTTTTCAGAGAATTCCCAGTTTTTGGCTTTTGAAAGTGATGATTGTCACCTGCCCTTGGCCATGATATTTACATTAGCTCTTGCTTACGGAGCTGTAATAATTCTTGGGGTCACTGGAAACCTGGCCTTGATCATGATCATCTTGAAACAAAAGGAGATGAGAAATGTTACCAATATCCTGATTGTGAACCTTTCCTTCTCAGACTTGCTTGTTGCCATCATGTGTCTTCCCTTCACATTTGTCTACACCTTAATGGACCACTGGGTTTTTGGTGAGGCGATGTGCAAATTGAATCCTTTTGTGCAATGTGTTTCAATCACCGTGTCCATTTTCTCTCTGGTTCTCATTGCTGTGGAGCGCCATCAGCTGATCATCAACCCACGAGGGTGGAGACCAAATAACAGACATGCTTACGTAGGTATTGCGGTCATTTGGGTCCTTGCTGTGGTTTCGTCTCTACCTTTCCTCATCTATCAAGTATTGACCGATGAGCCGTTCCAGAATGTAACACTTGACGCGTTCAAGGACAAATACGTGTGCTTTGATAAATTTCCATCGGACTCCCATAGGTTGTCCTATACAACTCTCCTCTTGATGCTGCAGTATTTTGGCCCactctgttttatatttatttgctacTTCAAG ATATATATACGCTTGAAAAGGAGAAACAACATGATGGACAAGATGAGAGACAATAAGTACAGGTCCAGTGAAACCAAAAGAATCAACATCATGCTGTTGTCCATCGTGGTAGCGTTCGCCGTGTGCTGGTTGCCTCTCACCATCTTCAACACTGTGTTTGACTGGAATCATCAGATCATCGCCACGTGCAACCATAACCTGTTATTCCTGCTGTGCCACCTTACGGCCATGATATCCACTTGTGTCAACCCCATATTTTACGGATTTCTGAACAAAAATTTCCAGAGAGACTTGCAGTTCTTCTTTAACTTTTGTGATTTCCGGTCTCGGGATGATGACTATGAGACGATAGCCATGTCTACCATGCACACAGATGTTTCTAAGACTTCTTTGAAACAAGCAAGCCCAGTCGCATTTAAGAAAATCAACAATGATGACAATGAAAAAATCTGA
- the LOC112654514 gene encoding basic proline-rich protein-like, translated as MRDRWRRCIHHPRASPPAAFRGDLSVQRGRPPSAACCSGRGGFQRGRAPLSPRPVHLLAGRAERRHLQAVTARPPRLPEPSRAFRSVLLAPKNPVGRLRENPRCPLTCPPARCWAPAEPPDSPPPRPPPRAARAAGAEDPGGPGDAPLHRPDDRCLRATPRTLRAPTAHSPGSPPRTLHALRAHPPRTLSAFSRQPQSSPSAPSRTSLSTLRALSRVPPAHPPGTPQRTLLALPSAPSGYPQHTLRAPSEHPPAQPPSTLQAPPSAPSAHPPSTPQRSPRAPSKHPPAHPPGTPSAHPAHPPSTPQRTPAHPPSAPQRPPAHPPGTPSAHPAHPPNTPQRTLRAPPSAPSGHPQRTPRAPSEHPPAHPPSAPSERTLRAPPERTLRASPAHTPAHPPGTLRAHPAHPPSTPQRTPAHPPSAPQRTLRAPPAHTPAHPPGTLRAHPAHPPSTPQRTLRAPSAHPPCTPLQRSAGRSAGRAGRRADEGTGRLRAGRTPRQRGQVARSAPERPQHPASRLHPEPRCGADPGHRGARARFGVPVPALAGPGRFLPRPPEGARNSPPGAPAGPAPRAAGRRPRERAGQVSLGFLDKCASQLVNGNLSLVIIPIPQTGI; from the exons ATGAGAGACCGGTGGAGACGCTGCATACATCACCCGCGAGCGAGCCCGCCGGCCGCCTTCCGAGGGGATCTGTCTGTCCAGCGGGGTCGCCCGCCTTCCGCCGCCTGCTGCTCTGGGCGCGGGGGCTTCCAGCGGGGACGCGCTCCGCTCAGTCCGCGGCCGGTGCACCTGCTCGCGGGCCGGGCCGAGCGCCGCCACCTGCAGGCGGTCACCGCACGGCCCCCGCGCCTCCCCGAGCCCTCCCGGGCTTTCCGCTCCGTCCTGCTCGCCCCAAAGAACCCAGTGGGGCGGCTCCGTGAAAATCCCCGCTGCCCGCTTACCTGCCCGCCTGCTCGCTGCTGGGCGCCGGCGGAACCGCCCgactctccccctccccgcccaccccccc gtgcggcgcgggcggcgggcgcggaggATCCAGGGGGCCCGGGGGACGCCCCCCTGCACCGTCCGGACGACCGGTGCCTCCGCGCAACCCCGCGCACCCTCCGCGCACCCACAGCGCATTCTCCGGGCAGCCCTCCGCGCACCCTCCACGCACTCCGAGCGCACCCTCCGCGCACCCTCAGCGCATTCTCCCGGCAACCCCAGAGCAGCCCCAGCGCACCTTCGCGCACCTCCCTGAGCACCCTCCGCGCACTCTCCCGCGTGCCCCCAGCGCACCCTCCGGGCACCCCCCAACGCACCCTCCTCGCACTCCCCAGCGCACCCTCTGGGTACCCGCAGCACACCCTCCGCGCACCCTCCGAGCACCCCCCAGCGCAGCCCCCGAGCACCCTCCAAGCACCCCCCAGCGCACCCTCCGCTCATCCTCCGAGCACCCCCCAGCGCAGTCCCCGAGCACCCTCCAAGCACCCCCCAGCGCACCCTCCGGGTACCCCCAGCGCACACCCCGCGCACCCTCCGAGCACCCCCCAGCGCACCCCAGCGCACCCTCCGAgcgccccccagcgccccccagCGCACCCTCCGGGCACCCCCAGCGCACACCCCGCGCACCCTCCGAACACCCCCCAGCGCACCCTCCGAGCGCCCCCCAGCGCACCCTCCGGGCACCCCCAGCGCACACCCCGCGCACCCTCCGAGCACCCCCCAGCGCACCCTCCGAGCGCACCCTCCGAGCGCACCCTCCGAGCGCCCCCCGAGCGCACCCTCCGGGCATCCCCAGCGCACACCCCAGCGCACCCTCCGGGCACCCTCCGCGCACACCCCGCGCACCCTCCGAGCACCCCCCAGCGCACCCCAGCGCACCCTCCGAGCGCCCCCCAGCGCACCCTCCGGGCACCCCCAGCACACACCCCAGCGCACCCTCCGGGCACCCTCCGCGCACACCCCGCGCACCCTCCGAGCACCCCCCAGCGCACCCTCCGGGCACCCTCCGCGCACCCCCCTTGCACCCCGCTCCAGAGAAGCGCCGGGAGAAGCGCGGGCAGGGCCGGCCGGAGAGCCGACGAGGGGACGGGTCGCCTGCGGGCCGGGAGGACGCCGAGACAGCGGGGGCAGGTCGCCCGGAGCGCCCCGGAGCGCCCGCAGCACCCCGCCAGCCGCCTGCACCCCGAGCCCCGCTGCGGGGCGGACCCGGGCCACCGCGGGGCGCGCGCACGTTTCGGGGTCCCCGTCCCAGCTCTCGCCGGCCCTGGGCGCTTCCTCCCGCGTCCCCCCGAGGGTGCCCGGAACTCACCTCCGGGGGCTCCCGCCGGGCCCGCGCCCCGAGCCGCAGGACGGCGACCCCGCGAGCGCGCAG GACAGGTCTCTCTCGGCTTCCTGGACAAATGTGCTTCTCAGCTGGTGAACGGGAATCTCAGTCTGGTCATCATCCCCATCCCTCAAACCGGAATCTAA